In Bombus huntii isolate Logan2020A chromosome 9, iyBomHunt1.1, whole genome shotgun sequence, a single window of DNA contains:
- the LOC126869157 gene encoding histone H2B — MPPKASGKAVKKAGKAQKNISKSDKKKKRRRKESYAIYIYKVLKQVHPDTGISSKAMSIMNSFVNDVFERIAAEASRLAHYNKRSTITSREIQTAVRLLLPGELAKHAVSEGTKAVTKYTSSK, encoded by the coding sequence ATGCCACCGAAGGCTAGTGGAAAAGCTGTGAAGAAAGCTGGCAAAGCTCAGAAAAATATCAGTAAGTCTgataagaagaagaagaggaggaggaaggaAAGCTATGCCATCTACATCTATAAAGTGTTGAAGCAGGTCCATCCTGATACTGGTATTTCCAGTAAAGCCATGAGCATCATGAACAGCTTTGTTAATGATGTTTTTGAGCGTATCGCTGCCGAAGCTTCACGCTTGGCACATTACAACAAGAGATCTACCATCACGTCTCGGGAAATCCAAACTGCTGTCAGGCTTTTGTTGCCTGGTGAATTGGCTAAGCACGCCGTTTCTGAAGGCACGAAAGCTGTCACTAAGTATACCAGCTCCAAGTAA